In one Podarcis muralis chromosome 7, rPodMur119.hap1.1, whole genome shotgun sequence genomic region, the following are encoded:
- the CDH8 gene encoding cadherin-8 isoform X3 — translation MNQAHKEGASDNTLNILTKHNGFSRQKQEVYFLPIIISDSGNPPMSSTSTLTIKVCGCSNEGIAQSCNAEAYVLPIGLSMGALIAILACIILLLVIVVLFVTLRRHKNEPLIIKDDEDVRENIIRYDDEGGGEEDTEAFDIATLQNPDGINGFLPRKDIKPDLQFMPRQGLAPVPNGVDVDEFINVRLHEADNDPTAPPYDSIQIYGYEGRGSVAGSLSSLESSTSDSDQNFDYLSEWGPRFKRLGELYSVGESDKET, via the exons ATAACACCCTTAACATTCTAACAAAACATAATGGATTCAGCCGTCAGAAGCAAGAAGTCTATTTTCTACCTATCATAATCAGCGACAGTGGAAATCCCCCAATGAGCAGCACCAGTACCCTCACCATTAAGGTCTGTGGATGCAGCAACGAGGGTATTGCCCAGTCCTGCAATGCTGAAGCTTATGTGCTCCCTATTGGCCTCAGCATGGGAGCTTTAATAGCAATTCTAGCCTGCATCATTTTGCTGCTAG TCATTGTGGTGCTGTTTGTGACACTGAGGAGACATAAAAACGAGCCTCTTATTATCAAAGACGATGAAGATGTGAGGGAAAACATCATCCGTTACGATGACGAAGGAGGTGGCGAAGAAGATACGGAAGCATTTGACATTGCAACTTTACAAAACCCTGATGGAATAAATGGATTTTTGCCCCGCAAGGATATTAAACCCGATCTTCAATTTATGCCGAGGCAGGGACTGGCACCTGTTCCTAATGGTGTTGATGTTGATGAATTTATCAATGTAAGGCTCCATGAAGCTGATAATGACCCTACAGCTCCTCCATATGACTCGATTCAGATTTATGGGTATGAGGGGAGAGGCTCAGTAGCTGGTTCTCTAAGTTCCTTAGAGTCTTCAACATCAGACTCTGATCAGAATTTTGACTACCTCAGCGAATGGGGACCCCGTTTTAAAAGACTCGGGGAACTTTACTCAGTGGGCGAAAGTGACAAAGAAACTTGA